The Sedimentisphaera salicampi genome includes a region encoding these proteins:
- a CDS encoding arylsulfatase: MEENKTLKNRTELNRRTFLRSAVGAAFAGAGISGLSSYAQAASKSYFGNNQGSLPNIVFIMADDLGFGELGCYGQEKIKTPNIDRLASEGMRFTQAYAGSSVCAPSRSSLLTGFHNGHNRIRDNLPHGVFLRPDDVTAAEVLQRAGYYTGCIGKWGVGNPGSWGVPERQGFDYFYGHKNQDQAHFYYPDYLWENDKVKLLQEMEIVNEVGKMVGNRGGENRFYTHDLFTKKALQFIDKNHKSPFFLYLPYTIPHFSDYPAGTPEHFIVPDDKPYSEKDWTQIQKNYAAMITRMDGDVGKIIGKLKKYGLESNTLVIFTSDNGPYGGAPTDFFNSAGPFRGKKRDLYEGGIRVPFIAKWPGVIKPGTKSEHIIAFWDVLPTLAETAGLKPPKNIDGISFLPVLKGKEQKEHDYLFWDYGHVRKTYKAALRTGEWKGVFQTGRPPELYNLKKDKGENNNIAKHHPEIVQKIRALIDKARKGTENYPNREF, translated from the coding sequence ATGGAAGAGAATAAAACATTAAAAAACAGAACTGAGTTAAATCGTCGCACTTTTCTCAGGTCTGCTGTTGGAGCAGCATTTGCAGGTGCAGGAATAAGCGGGCTCTCCAGCTATGCTCAAGCAGCTTCGAAGAGTTATTTTGGAAACAATCAGGGCAGCCTGCCTAATATAGTTTTTATTATGGCTGATGATCTGGGCTTCGGCGAACTTGGCTGTTATGGTCAGGAAAAGATTAAAACGCCTAACATTGACAGGCTTGCATCTGAAGGAATGCGTTTCACTCAGGCTTATGCAGGTTCAAGTGTATGTGCACCTTCACGCTCCAGCCTTTTAACGGGATTCCATAACGGTCATAACCGCATCAGGGACAATCTCCCGCATGGCGTATTTCTACGTCCGGATGATGTTACCGCAGCAGAAGTATTGCAGCGGGCTGGATATTATACCGGATGCATCGGTAAATGGGGAGTGGGCAATCCCGGTTCATGGGGCGTGCCAGAGCGTCAGGGATTTGATTATTTTTACGGACATAAGAATCAGGACCAGGCGCACTTTTACTACCCAGACTACCTTTGGGAGAATGATAAGGTTAAGCTGCTTCAAGAAATGGAAATTGTTAATGAAGTAGGGAAAATGGTCGGCAACAGAGGCGGAGAGAATAGATTCTACACCCACGACCTTTTCACCAAAAAAGCTCTTCAGTTTATTGACAAGAATCATAAAAGTCCGTTTTTCCTTTATCTTCCTTATACTATTCCCCATTTTTCAGATTATCCCGCCGGAACCCCCGAACATTTCATCGTGCCCGATGATAAGCCGTATAGCGAAAAAGACTGGACGCAAATCCAGAAAAATTATGCGGCAATGATTACGCGAATGGATGGAGACGTTGGCAAGATAATTGGCAAGCTCAAAAAGTATGGTCTTGAGTCTAACACGTTAGTAATATTTACCAGCGATAACGGCCCATACGGTGGCGCACCAACGGACTTTTTTAACAGTGCTGGTCCTTTCCGAGGTAAAAAAAGAGATCTCTATGAGGGCGGTATTCGAGTACCTTTTATAGCAAAGTGGCCGGGCGTGATAAAACCGGGTACTAAGAGCGAACACATAATAGCATTTTGGGATGTGCTGCCTACTTTAGCTGAAACAGCAGGATTAAAGCCGCCGAAGAATATAGACGGGATTTCCTTTTTGCCTGTTTTGAAGGGGAAGGAGCAAAAAGAACATGATTATCTGTTTTGGGATTACGGCCATGTACGAAAAACCTATAAAGCCGCGTTGCGAACTGGGGAATGGAAAGGGGTTTTTCAGACCGGCAGGCCGCCGGAATTGTATAACCTCAAAAAAGATAAGGGTGAAAATAATAATATAGCAAAACATCATCCTGAGATTGTTCAAAAAATCAGAGCTTTGATTGATAAAGCCCGCAAGGGCACTGAAAATTATCCAAACAGGGAATTTTAG
- a CDS encoding sulfatase: MKQSNKKSDANFDRRSFLYAAAGTAVLGSFKSKAGSDYSGISISKSLKPKEMPNIIIMMTDQQRFDALGCMGDKAAHTPNIDRLAEEGTLFERCYVSNPICTPSRASMLTGKTVPGHGLYRLYDNLPEDEIMFPEYLRRAGYKTAMFGKMHTSGRLKEAKERHPNDGFEIYKWCIEPYIHQDSPLNAYTKWLREKDPAFAEKLRKKGRSISRIPRELHMTKWAADNTIDLINDYKEGNPFFGIMSVFDPHNPYEGYPPEMAELIDEDKIEDPILKKSSDEPSPIAYERNRSHLGSIDNFSLEELREMKKNYLATIAFFDEQVGRVLDALDEKGIADNTLVVVTSDGGDMLGDHQLLAKGAFLYEQSIRVPLIMRWPSKMPSGKRVRELTQLQDLACTSLSAAGIMNEKIQSTMPESLNLAALANGNAERWRDFAVSTFRNTGIMVDGQYPDPPIHITMIRETRYKLIAYLNPRGSEEPFEGQIFDMHKDPHELNNLWDSPEHIEIKLRLISKLAGWETRQELMLGSPIGGDVPGAKERLDNRLEK; the protein is encoded by the coding sequence ATGAAACAGTCAAACAAAAAATCAGACGCAAATTTCGACCGCAGAAGCTTTTTGTATGCCGCCGCAGGGACGGCAGTTTTAGGTTCTTTCAAATCGAAGGCAGGCTCAGACTATTCGGGCATCAGCATCAGCAAAAGCCTCAAGCCCAAAGAAATGCCGAACATCATCATTATGATGACAGACCAGCAGCGTTTTGATGCGCTGGGCTGCATGGGCGACAAGGCCGCCCACACGCCGAATATAGACAGGCTTGCTGAGGAGGGCACGCTGTTTGAACGCTGCTATGTGAGCAATCCGATATGCACGCCAAGCAGGGCGAGTATGCTAACGGGCAAAACAGTACCCGGGCACGGGCTCTACCGCCTGTACGACAATCTGCCCGAGGATGAGATTATGTTCCCTGAATACCTTCGCAGAGCCGGCTACAAAACAGCGATGTTCGGCAAGATGCACACCTCAGGCAGGCTCAAGGAGGCCAAAGAAAGACACCCCAACGACGGCTTCGAGATCTACAAATGGTGTATTGAACCGTATATCCATCAGGACAGCCCGCTGAATGCATACACCAAATGGCTCAGAGAGAAAGACCCCGCTTTCGCAGAGAAGCTCAGGAAAAAGGGCAGGAGCATAAGCCGCATCCCCCGTGAGCTGCATATGACAAAATGGGCAGCGGATAATACGATCGACCTGATAAACGATTACAAAGAGGGAAATCCGTTTTTCGGGATAATGAGCGTGTTTGATCCGCACAACCCCTATGAAGGATATCCGCCGGAAATGGCAGAGCTTATCGACGAGGATAAAATAGAAGATCCGATCCTCAAAAAAAGCTCAGATGAGCCCAGCCCAATAGCCTATGAACGAAACAGATCACATCTTGGCAGTATTGATAATTTCAGCCTTGAAGAGCTGCGCGAAATGAAAAAGAACTACCTTGCAACGATCGCTTTCTTTGATGAGCAGGTTGGCAGGGTGCTGGATGCCCTCGATGAGAAGGGCATAGCCGACAACACGCTTGTTGTGGTAACATCAGACGGCGGAGATATGCTCGGAGACCACCAGCTCCTTGCCAAAGGCGCTTTCCTCTACGAACAGAGCATTCGCGTTCCGCTGATAATGCGCTGGCCGAGTAAGATGCCCTCGGGCAAGCGGGTAAGAGAGCTCACTCAGCTCCAAGACCTCGCCTGCACCTCGCTTAGCGCAGCAGGAATAATGAACGAGAAGATTCAGAGCACTATGCCCGAATCGCTCAATCTGGCAGCTCTCGCCAACGGCAATGCGGAGAGGTGGCGTGATTTTGCCGTTTCAACTTTCCGCAACACGGGGATTATGGTTGACGGGCAGTATCCAGACCCGCCCATTCATATAACGATGATAAGGGAAACCAGATACAAGCTTATTGCATACCTCAACCCGCGCGGGAGCGAAGAGCCCTTTGAAGGCCAGATCTTTGATATGCACAAAGACCCCCACGAACTAAACAACCTCTGGGACAGTCCTGAGCATATCGAGATAAAGCTCAGGCTGATCTCTAAGCTTGCAGGCTGGGAAACAAGGCAGGAGCTTATGCTCGGCTCGCCGATCGGCGGGGATGTGCCCGGGGCTAAGGAGAGGCTCGATAACCGCCTGGAAAAATAG